gacggagacgagagggtgggggcattgtggagccagatgccagctcctagccaaaacagttcgctgatagtgatggaagttcatcagcggccgtggtacaccagatccagcttcacagatcacagagagggctgaggggaagagcgaCCATCACACATAGTCCTgcagagatatgattaccagcccaaggccggcaggggagccaaactcctgataatgcagatgttgttttggaacaggctgcttgttttttccaacagccttcagtctcactggggaaccattcagtaatccaatattccaaattcattagttactgtcctcaccgtgcagaaccgaaccttatctccagatcgaacccctctcgcctgtcagcacgttctcagctggactaccatccgctttacggctcaggtccaccaggctttgaccCCTggacagcccatccacctgggtctgcagcctcggctgatgttgaactgctgcccagattttattaatttcccggtaaatcaggtatcctccgagcccaaacagaagggataccgctaccaaaaagccaaATATGCAGACGTCTTCAACGTCTTCGATCTCCAGGcctgagaggcacacaggtctccacgaaccccaagaatcgatgacgtatccaactgGGTCTGTTCTGTAAATGTTTATGAACTTTAACCTGTGTGAGACTGAGAGTTTGTTTGGttatgctcttattttgaaaaacaataGTGATTGGTCGGTCACGACCGATCCTCTAATGtgagaccacaaaggccggaagtgagcggctgtgaaattggacggtctaaacttcatatcagcgtcacctgccctcacctctgcgtagctcatgtcacctagcaaccgtgacagctggaagcacagctgtgtaaaagcagctggttaaacggagaatgaactttttctcctttttgtggtttaattttaaatctttaattcaaaataagctgttaaaacaagcatgacacatttcaacatcaataatacagctgagtgaatcattaatttccaactatatatatatatatatattttttagcctgtcatgtttggcagttttcgcaattgGGATATGATCCGAATgcgctggtgtaccaaacatatttgctttcccaagaatagctctgtaagttttacaataggctactcttgttagtatgtatttagttagtttgtatttttatttgatttgatttatttacaccaggcctgacaggcagaaaggaaaggtaggaaaaggagtgagaaagagaaaagagaaaaaaacaaaacaaaggtgagaaaagaataatcaaagaatgatatccacacATATGTGACCGATGTTTCTCTGGTCATATCTCTTTGCTGCTCAATGATCCACTCTGCATCAGTTGGTTGTGACAGCAGTTTATTATCTGCACAAATCAGTTGTTGTGGATAGAGATCGTGTGGACACTTAGCATGAGCTCTGTTTTGCCTCGTCTCAAGCAGTTCTATGCAGTGAGTCTGAGCTATACTAActtaatacaatacaataatattCCATCATTAATAATAACATTGACAAATTAATACGACAATAATATCACCAACTTAAATTAGTCTTGTGATCGTATAGTGGAGCAATAaaagttacaaaataaaatgcaaaggcctataaaatgattttaaaatggaaaccaaaaaaaaagaatagtttTATCTGTCTGTCACTTCTATGCCTTTTCCTTCTTATATCTAACACTATGCGCAACTCatgtaagaaaacaaaagaacaagattCTATCAGAATTATCACAGAACATTTGTATAACATTCCCAAATTGTACACAGTAACCTGCACAAAATACCACAGCAAATCAGTTGTTGTGGACAGAGATCGTGCGGACACTTAGCATGAGCTCTGTTTTGCCTGGAAAACAGCACCACTGTTAGCTGCTAGCTCAGTTGATAGAATCACGGCAGATACAAAGACATCTAACAATATCTATCAGCAAAACatggtgaaaacaaaacaaggagcaTAGTACACAACATAAAATAGTTAGCTTTTAGCTCTCATGTACTCTGGGATGACTCAAATATTATGTTTTGTCCACACGTATTCGCAGCCATGTTACCTCGTCTCAAGCAGTTCTATGCAGTGAGGCCGATCCACGTTCCCACGACTGCTATACAGTGCAGATATGACTGGCGACAGCAGATGGCGCTGTTTCATTCCCAATTTAGTGGGATTTAACAAAAGCTTATTTTACCTATGTTACATACACCCCTACGGTGGCCGGGAGGTGCaaaccaaaattacaaaatctgaaacacttttacaagtggcaaaacaaatttacattttagaaacaaaattacattttacaaaacaaattaacaatacgagaaacacttttacaagttcagaagaaattaacatttcggaaaacaaattaacatcactcgaaacacttttacaagtggcaaaaTCAACCGGAAAGGGTAGGTACTAACTCCAAGGCTGACCCGGAAGTGATAACGGAAGCGGGCATTTCGACCCAAGATGGACAGCAGTCGAGTGATGTTTTGCCCGTTTTGTGGGGCACATATGAGTAGATTAAcgcggttttgtttttcttgtggacGGTCCTTAGAGTTTTTAAATGGGACAGAACAGACAGAACGACCAGATATGCTGCAGCAGTGCATACGATATTTTAATGAGGGTCACTCATACGCTGTAATCGGAGACATGATGGCATGTTTACACGGTGTACACATCAGCTTGAGGTCGCTGAAAAGCAAACTGAATGATGCCGGGTTATATCGCAGAAAGGATTTGTCCTCTACCGACGTCATAACTAGGGCAATACGAGTGGAACTTCGTGGACCTGGACAGCTGTTTGGCTACTGCATGATGTGGCAGGTACTCAGACAAAAGTACAATCTGCGAGTGAGGAGGGATCATGTAATGAATTTGCTCCGGGAGCTTAATCCTCAAGGGTGCGAGAGGAGAGCACGCAGAAGGTTTATAAGAAGAACCTACCACTCCATGGGACCAAACTATATGTGGCACGTGGATGGTTATGATAAACTCAAGCCATTCGGTCTGGCACTTTCAGGGTGCATCGATGGATTTTCCCGTAAAGTACCGTGGCTTATATGTGGCGCAACAAATAATGACCCATCTGTGATCGCTCACTATTTCCTGTCATGTGTGCGAAACCTCGGTGTCATCCCCATGAGACTGAGAACCGATTGCGGCACGGAGAACGGGACCATGGCCGCAATTCAGTGCACGCTACGCCACCACCACAATGACTACTACTCTGGAGCGTCCAGCCACATGTATGGCTCATCCACAACCAACCAGAGGATTGAGTTCTGGTGGTCCATATTCAGAAAGGGAAGGTAAGTGGTATTCatactttaaattcattttgagtgaCCATCGTTTAAACATGGATATGAAAATTATAACACTATATTACTGATTTTTATAGGTGTCAGTTCTGGATGGAGCTATTTGCAGACCTTAGAGAAGCTGGATACTTCAATGGGAGTCACGAGCATCAGTGTCTGCTGAGATATTGCTTTGGTGATGTTATTCAGAGGGACTTGGATGAGTGCATGAGACTGTGGAACAGTCACAGGATCCGCCCCTCCAGAACAGCATCATGTCCAGGAGGAGTGCCAAATGAGCTCTACTACTTACCACACAGGTAATACTTTGGTGATAGAtggtattttccattttatcataaatttaaatgtaatcataTCTTCTCTGTAATATAGGTTTGGCTCCAGAGACTGTGGATTTAAAATCCAAATGACTGAACTAGATGCCTTTCCTGAGGTTCATCTGACAAGAGCTCCATGTGGGGACCCAAACATGCAAGAATACTTGGACTTTGCAGTGGAGCACAATCATTTACAGAAGCCAGAACAGTGGCAGTCTTCAACTGAACTGTATCTGAAACTAAAAGAAATTGCTCAACTATGAATTGAAGGGAAGTTTATTGTAATGATGGTGGAACATGTACACAACTTGTCACCCACAGTTTCAGTATTTAAAAGtgggaaataaatgaatgaaaaacaattGTCCAAATGCtgtctgaggggaaaaaaagacatgcttgcTTACCgcaattttaaagtattttaacaaAAGTAACTGCACCTTTAAATGCACATAATaccaacaaagaacaaaaaacattttgagtccAAGTTTCCCTGCTTTAACATACCTGATTCAGATgattgcagttaaaaaaaaaaaaaaaaaaaagcctgttaatCAGTTATTCAGGATCAGGATCTCTGATCTAAAACGTGCAGGGCATTGTGCCTGGATGACCAGGTTTGAAAAACACTACTCTAATGGTTATCTAGCTATATAGTTTATAGACAACCAAATCCTGGACTATTTTGAATTCCAAAGTCCATTTGTGACTTAAACACACTATATGAATCCAGAAATGGTAATTTCAACAAGTTTGAACATGTATTTGCCATTGGGAGTGGAACATCATCCAGGAACTCTATTTGTGGCAGTGGTTCCAAGCCAGATGGGGGAAGTGATGTCAGCCCAGTTGCAAACATCAAAATGTCTTCCACAGACACAGCAGCCTCGCCTTCTGCAAAGAAATGTTCAAATATCCCAGGGTAACGTGGTTTTCCAAGTAGGTACAAACCTTCACAATCAAGGAGATAGTCTGCCCAGCAGGCCAAGGTTTGGCTTTCTTTCAGTCTCCTATTACTCCCTGAAGGGCTGAGTTGAGGTTTGAAGAGTCTCTCAAGCTCAAAGGCAGTCAGTCGCTTTTCACAGTGGCACAGGACAGGGGTCAGCAAAGTATGGTGTTGCTGTAGTGCAGTCAGGAACTGAAGAGCTGAAAGACCATCTTTGAATCTACAAAGTGAACACACTGTtacacagatatgtagatgTTGCACACTAAGGCAAAATTGTTTGTCACAGTGACTGATAACAGATACAAGTGCCATGGAGCATTCCTACAACAttcctacattaaaaaaaaaagaaaattacatcattaaaaatatcttacCTGTCAATTACAGATGAGTTGCGGTCAATAATATACCACTGGAGGTAGTCGGCCACAATTTCTGTCTTTTCGTCCACAGCAGCCACATGTCTAAGACAGCCTGCTGTCTGCAACATTGTGCTGTGTCTCATGATACATTCTTGTAGAGCATCCAATGTAGCAGCATTCTCaatctgaaagacaaagagacatACCCAACACAGTAAATAACCATGTGTTAATCTtgaccatttttatttagtgaCATATATAGCATGCTGTAACCCTACAATACCATAAATTCATAATTCTGCAAATGTATATGTGTGGGAACTAGACATCATCATTGAACAGTGCAGGAACTATGTTAAACTCTTTCCTACCACACTGGATTTATGTTATCCCCACCTCTCGCAAAGCTTTCCCTATTTCTTCATCAGTTATTAAATTAACTGTTGGTTTGACTGAAGGCTGGCCAGCAAGATACTGTACAAGATCttctgacaggaaatggggtcCCGGACCTCCATGTACAACTGAAACTGCAATCATCTTTCCTGCCAGGAAGTATTCATCCTCCCTAACAGCTGTGAATGAATTCATattgtaaaatgaaaacatacattatttactttaagatattgggggggggggggggggggggggggcattctgTGTCACATATGTTTACTAATAATTAACCATCCATTAGTATAGCACATATCTAACCCTATGCATACCATTTGCATTGTAGACCAAGAACCTATGTCCCTCTGGTCCATCAAAAATTGGCCGGTCTTTCAGGTGCTTCATTAGCAGAGTTAAAAATTCTCGTCTCGGACCACCTGTGTCAATCCCTTCCTCATAAACACCTGCATCATCGGTAAATCTGACCAGCATGTCACAGTTTTCAGAATATGATGAACGTCTGAAACCTCTGACAGCTCCCTCCCAAACATTAGCCCTCGAGATGTTGAACCTGCTGACTCTTTTGTGATCAATAGGAAGCGACAGGTTTGCTACAATTTCAGGTAGTGTTATGTGCATCTCAATCCTGTAAAGACAAAAAGTGATTCAATTAAAGAATATCCCAGACAGTGCACACTTTTACAACAATAATATAAATCAACAATGttgtacaaagaaaaaactggTATGCCACACTTATAAGATAATTTTACACTGTGTGTTGGAAATTCTCCACATTGACAAGGACCAGCTCCTCATCCTCGTCCTCAACACCTGGTGCATACAGATCTGTGTATTTACtgttgaaaaaattaaaattttcatgttaaaatgtataacacacacaaatttcttggccattttttttttttttttaaacctgtagCAGCTCTTGTCTGGATTTGTTTCAGAAGGATCCTTATCCTCAGCAAAAGatatctgaaaaacaaactacagtGACCCAAACAACAACACTAAAAAATGACAGGCTGCCACAGTCTACCCCATTACCTGTCCTGGCTGAATTGTAGCTTGATGTCCCAGTGCATCTcttaaacacaatgaaaataataaaatgattaccACAGTAGTCATAAGAATGTAAACAAATACATGACAGATTCCTCTTGGTTGATAAATCATTAGAAAGGTCCTCTCTCTGTGAAAAAGGCTAGATGCAAAAATCTACTTACCTTTCATTTTCAGACTTATCTTTGGGAgtactttgtttttgtggttcAAAAACCTGTGAGGAAAGTGCATAAAtttatcagcagtttctaataGCTTCAATAACAGTTCCTTTACcatatataaaaattatgaaaatcatcaaataaataattgataATGTACCACTGTGTCAGCTTGATTGAACTCAGCCCTGCTCCTTGATGTGATGACAATTTCAGAATCAGAGTCTGAGGTATCATCCactgctgtaaaaacaaacagctgatcatgTAGATACTGTAGATGTATCCCTCAGCAgagtaaaataagtaaaaatattgaaTCTTGACATCCACTAACCtcctttaaaatgtgtttcaaggcaaatgaaaaatgtgattctGGAATATGGCCTTCCTAGTTCCTTTTTATAGTCTGCCAATTTGAATGGCCTTTCTGATCCTGGCACATGGACTACCTCTGAGCAGTCTGGATACAACAGGATGTACTGTCCTTCTTCTATGTCCTTGTTAAATGTTCGCATTTTCTTGACAGCTTGTTGCAGTACCTCAGGTGCTTCTACCTCTGGGTCTACAAATAACGGGACTGTTTTCCCTCTTAGAGGTTTTAAATCAGTTCCACTTGGCACCATCAATCCAATGTTTATCTATGACAAAGATGATATTAATTTCATGTATTCAACAAAGGTAAAAATTAAAGACAATACATACGTTTGTGTTTCTATGGAGAATGTGGTGTCCCTCCATGGTCTGATTTGTGCCACCACAGTTTCACAGTGAGCCGAATCAGACAGTCCAGTACTGATTACACGATCAGTACTATACAACTTACCTGGACCTGTTTTCGTTCTTTAGCCCGATGTCTTCCTCTAGGCCCGTAGTTAAAAGACTGACGCTCTTTGGACTTCGAGCTTCGGTATTCCAGGAACTGTTTATATGACGGGCAAGGTTTTTCTGCTGAAATTAACAAAGCTCtgtctcaaaaaacaaaataagctaACCTATGACACTAATAGCTTTCATTCGCATTGGCTACTTCAGATAGCGAGCGCTATGCTGCACTTACTTTGTTTAGCATTATCCGGCTGTTGACATATCCCCTGTGCCTCTGGACCTTCCGTCTGTTCTGTCCCATTTAAAAACTCTAAGGACCgtccacaagaaaaacaaaaccgcgTTAATCTACTCATATGTGCCCCACAAAACGGGCAAAACATCACTCGACTGCTGTCCATCTTGAGTCGAAATGCCCGCTTCCGTTATCACTTCCGGGTCAGCCTTGGAGTTAGTACCTACCCTTTCCGGTTGAttttgccacttgtaaaagtgtttcgagtgatgttaaccccttaactggcagcaaaaaaatcacctgacaaaaactacataacgccttctggttattattggctctgaaaaaacccatttcatagcctattaactggccgcgtctggtccgccggctgaatgaagtgcattttatatggcaggctagaccctcccattttgattgacacctcattcggccaatcatgttaagaaatgggtttgctagagccagtgatactcagagggcgtcacgtagctttgtcaggtgatttggtgcagccagttagatgattggccgaatgaggtgtcagtaaaaatgggagggtctagcctgccatataaaagggactacaaacggcccgtcagcgggcccttgccagttaaggggttaatttgttttctgaaatgttaatttgttttctgaaatgttaatttcttctgaacttgtaaaagtgtttctcgtattgttaatttgttttgtaaaatgtaattttgtttctaaaatttaaatttgttttgccacttgtaaaagtgtttcagattttgtaattttggtttGCACCTCCAGGCCACCGTACACCCCCCTTAAATCCCGCTTAATTGGAGCAATATATGTTTTAAACAAATAGAAGCACGTGAGCAGCGTGAATAAAGAGCAGTAACCAGTTTTTGTTAGTCACCATTACTATCCACTTGGGATTAAGCCAGAAAAAGGGGCCGGGCCAGAACCCTTTTACAGCAGAGACTCAGGAGATGCCGTTTACATCCCTTATGAAACAACAGTGCTCTTCACATCAACACTTCAGTGTAATAAAcctcaaaaagagaaaaaaaaaatatacatagtTCTTGTCTACTCGGAAAACATGTTCCtcacaaaagaaaacagtgaaacactTGAAACTGAACCATCTACAACCTGTTCATTCATCTCACAAATCAATCTAGCAGGGGGTATAACCCTTCTTCCAGCCCTACTGTACACTGGTTGTGGTTGTGAGTCAACTACAGTAGCCTGGGTAACTGTATTGGGCAGATCATCATCAGGGGGCATACATGAGCGGACAGGTTCAACCTCTGCTGACAATGGTCGGGAGGTTACAATCTATGACTCCCCACACTGTGGAAAATATTCCCCAGGGTCCAATGTCTCTGTCCCCCTATCAGGTTGGGGCGTTAGGTCTTTATTACTTTGGCTATTCACAGAATCGGGTCGGCTGACAACAGCACTCTGGTCACTCACATCATCCATCTGCAAGAGCCAACTGATTGTCATTGCCTCTCTGTCCTGTGCATCAACAGGAACCTCTGGGTCTACTGGTTCATCATTAGCCAACGAAGTGCAACTCGACTCAAGGTTGAGCTCATTGTTGGTCATGATGAAACTCACGGGGagaaggaggtttctgtgaacAACCTTCTCTTTCATAGTCACAGGGTCCCTGATTGAGTACACATTGATCCCAGGTTTAATTGAAGTCACCTCAAAAACTGTTGAGTCCCATTTGTCTGCAACCTTCTGCTTTCCTTTCCCACCTCGGTTTGCGAGTAAGACTTGGTCGCCGAGAGCGAGAGGTGATCCCTTAGCTGCCTTGTCGTAATTCTCAGCTTGCCGAGTCTGCTCCATCCTGCTATGTTCTCGGGCAATACGTGCCGCGCCAGCCAAGTCACGCCTTAATTGGGCGACAAACTCACGATGGTTGACCACTGAACCATTTTGGAGAACGTGCTGGAAAACAACGTCTACAGGCAGACGTGGGATCCTACCAAACATAAGATAAAAGGGAGCAAACCCTGTGGTCTCATGTTCGGTACAGTTATAGCAAAATGTCAGCAAAATGTAGCATTTGGGGCCATCTAGCTTTCGAGTGGGCAGGTAAGGTACGTATCATGTTTTCAAGTGTCCTGCTGTACCGCTCGGCAATCCCATTCCCCATAGGATGGTATGGTGTCGTGTGAGATTTCTTTACACCGGCCATG
This window of the Archocentrus centrarchus isolate MPI-CPG fArcCen1 unplaced genomic scaffold, fArcCen1 scaffold_45_ctg1, whole genome shotgun sequence genome carries:
- the LOC115777207 gene encoding G2/M phase-specific E3 ubiquitin-protein ligase-like, with amino-acid sequence MHITLPEIVANLSLPIDHKRVSRFNISRANVWEGAVRGFRRSSYSENCDMLVRFTDDAGVYEEGIDTGGPRREFLTLLMKHLKDRPIFDGPEGHRFLVYNANAVREDEYFLAGKMIAVSVVHGGPGPHFLSEDLVQYLAGQPSVKPTVNLITDEEIGKALREIENAATLDALQECIMRHSTMLQTAGCLRHVAAVDEKTEIVADYLQWYIIDRNSSVIDRFKDGLSALQFLTALQQHHTLLTPVLCHCEKRLTAFELERLFKPQLSPSGSNRRLKESQTLACWADYLLDCEEGEAAVSVEDILMFATGLTSLPPSGLEPLPQIEFLDDVPLPMIRDPDPE